The genome window ACGACATTGAGTTCTCGTTCCGGAGCTGAACCTGCACGAGGATTCACACTGATTGAATTGCTCGTTGTGATCGCCATCATCGCGATTCTGGCTGGCATGCTTTTGCCTGCGTTGTCCAAGGCCAAGAGGATGGGGCAGCGGACCACGTGCCTGAATAATCACAAGCAATTGCTGCTTTCAATGACCCTCTATGCGAATGATTTTCAGGATTCGCTTCCTTTTCATGGAGCGGGACCGCTGCCCCTGATCTGCTGGCTGACCAAGTTTCCACTTCCCTCCCCCGTCACTCTTTCCAATGTCACCAGCGGCCAGTGTTATCCCTACCTTCAGAGCACCGCGGTGTTTTTGTGCCCTTCGGATAAAACGAACGGCGGCATTTACGCGACTTTGTACAAGCAACGTTACCTTCGCTGCACGAGTTACATCATGGAAACCACCAGCCAACCGGCATGGCAAACGAAGCCCTACGGCTTGAAACTCGGCGCGTTTCGGGCCGATGGCATTCTGCTGATGGAGCCCGATCCAAGAAATCCTGGACCGCTTTTCAATGATGGCGCCAATGACCCGATCGAAGACCAGGGTGTCCAGCATGGGGACGGGTCCAACGTCGGTTGCTATGGTGGTTCTGCCGAGTACATGAAGTTCTCGCGCTGGAAGCAGGAACAGAAGGCGAATCCCAGCCGCCTGAATTGTGCGCCTTGAATCCGC of Verrucomicrobiota bacterium contains these proteins:
- a CDS encoding type II secretion system protein; this encodes MSSRSGAEPARGFTLIELLVVIAIIAILAGMLLPALSKAKRMGQRTTCLNNHKQLLLSMTLYANDFQDSLPFHGAGPLPLICWLTKFPLPSPVTLSNVTSGQCYPYLQSTAVFLCPSDKTNGGIYATLYKQRYLRCTSYIMETTSQPAWQTKPYGLKLGAFRADGILLMEPDPRNPGPLFNDGANDPIEDQGVQHGDGSNVGCYGGSAEYMKFSRWKQEQKANPSRLNCAP